The genomic stretch tttcaaccattttcacctccaccacatattctcaacactttgacctttcaatggccacgtcatatgttccacatctttgactattcaacagccacgtcatatgctcaacggatttgactaatcaaatcaaatctaaattccaaaacgcaattaggtcacatagaaaacatgcaattaattcactcatcatttaattcacatatttcacggcattaaaagcattaaatgcaaaaattttatgcttcgcaaattagggttccgaaagtggggcgttacatgaTCAGTGGCCCATGACTTAGATGGATCAAGTGAACCGTCAAGACATTTGGAACTGTGTAAATATGTATGTACATATCTTTTTAAATCCCCTTTgaaaattttttcaaaaatattttcgggagTGTAGAAATGATTGGATCAGGTCGttgaaaaaaaagataaaatctAAAGAGCTCCGTTTGATGGAACACACTTGATTCAGTTAAATCGAAACTCctacattttaatttttgtaagagtgaaatTGAGGGTAACCGCCACACGTCAGTGAATGAAAAAACTGGGGGAATGAGTTTTTGGAGGGAAATAATTGAGAAGTCACTAATCGAGTAGTGTCTATTTAAACCGTCCACGTACTCCACCCCAACAACTACCCCCAAATTCTAATCGCCATTCTCTCTCTGCAGGTTCCGGTGAAACTCAAACCCTAGCGCCGAAATCAACCACAATCCGCCGAGAGAAATGGAAGGAAAGTCACCAAAAGCTTCACGAAGTACTCCCGCCACTAAGGCCATCGGTAGTTCGAGACCTCTGCAGCGGGAAGTTGGAAGGTCAGGAGCGATTCCGACCATTACCACACCCCCCGCCTCTGAGAGCAACCACCCTTCCACCCTCACATTGACCAGAGAACGACTTGTGGAGATGATTCAGTCGTTAAACACGAACTTGGATCCCGCCGTGTTTTAGGCCCAACTCGAAGCGACCCCAACACCTCCTGCTGCCACACAGCAGAACTCGCAAACCCTTCAACTGGAAACCGGTGATGCAAATGTGGAGAAGGAGCATAGTGATGGGACCGATGTAATTGAAGACGAAGACAACGTAGTGGACGAGATGAGAGGACCACTAGAAGGTGGGGAAGAGGTGGAGCAACCGTTGTCGACATTGTCCATCATGACTTTAATGTTTGATACTATTCTCTTGCGTTCCTTATTAAATAATTGACACTGTTTAATTTCGCACaaatattaagaaattaatatataatggAAAATAAGTGAAAAAGTTAATAGAACGTGGATCCTATTTTtagatattaattttataataagatgagtaaaatgagttagtggaatacgaGAATTCTgactaaaagtagtaaaaaaaaattaaagtgtaAATTAATTAGGACCGACAAAAACAAAGTTAGCATCAAATAAgggggatggaggaagtattattATTCGACTCAAACAGATTTAGTATAAGAAATTTATATATTGCATTAGCATGAATTTGATCTGACAAGATTTAGTATAAGAAATTTATATATTGTATTAGCATGAATTTGATCTGACAAAAATACAGTTTGATGGCACACGAATTTATAAATATTGTGCCGTCAACTTCCTATATAGTATTGTTTCATCATCAGTTGCCCAACATCCAATATCATGACATAACAAATATACAAAGATATCTATGGAGTATTTAGGAAACGCGTTATAATAAGATCATTAGTTCAGTCAGTCAATGATGTatcgtattttattttactttattctaaaGCAGAATGTTTaattaaacattaataatagATCGAAACAGCGCGGCGCCGAATTGCCTACCAATCCTTGCTTTTCTTCTCACGTTCGGGTGCCATTTTGTCTTAATTTCGTCTGAATCTTCTTCCTTGCATCATCTTTCTCAATATGTAACTAAACAAACAGAAATTACTAGAATCCATTGGGGCTCCAACTTTTATAGAAGTATTAATAGTTTCAATCGGTAAAGGGgagaaaataagtaaaattacATAGAAATAGAATGTACAATGTAATGAAATTTGTTTATATCAgaggaaatatgagaaaaggaaatTGCAATCTTTTTCCAAAACACATTTATTCaccctttattttttttatcaataaatgtGGGAGAATTCTACACACTTACATTTTGACAACTCTACTGAGGGAGAATTCTAAATTTTCTTTTGTCTCATGAAATCGAATTATTCTTCTACTCTCTTATCCGTAGCCGAAATTTTATCCCCTTCCTAGCCAATTCCTATATCACTCCGCTCTCGTGTGCACGAAATATTATCTAAGTTTGATTCGgcatagattttaagaaatattaaaaaaaataagttaagaaattagtgaaatatagaGTTCactttattatattaattttataatagaataggagtgaaatgagttggtggaaCATGAAACCTATTTAATAATTAtcataaaagtgaaatatgactcttattaaataataaaaaataataaaaaattatgataaaataaaatataactctTATTGCAAGACCAAATAGCAAAATATAATGTACGAGACAAAGGAAGTATTTTGGATTGAGTTGGGCGTAGAATGGCACGTTGAAGACTTCTTCTCCTCACCATTTTATcatctgaaaaaaataaaagggtGAAAGGTTAATAGGGGCAAAGTGGCGGGAGAAGATCTGAAAAAAAGGTGATGGAATGAATGCGACGTGTAAAGCAGTTAAAGACACAAATTTTCCGTAGAAGTCCCTCATCAATCTATTATTTACGTTTCAAACTAAAAAAGTAAAACGCGAAAATAGGTCTGTTTTGGTGAGTGAAGACCGCCACAGTCATCCCATAATAGCCCACCACTTGCCTTCTTCTGCACTACCCTCCTTTTACCATTACTTCTCATCTCCTCctccattaatttattttcttcttcacaaaattaTATCATCATGCAAAATTACAACCACCATTATTGTAATAACATATAAATCCTATTAACTGACACAAAAATAGGGAAGATTGAGCTCAATTGAGATCTCTAGACTCTATATCTGTGTTCATATTTTACCCCCCTTGTATCTCTGAAAGTGTGAGTTCCAAAGAAAACACTCTGATCAACATCATCTCTAAATTTTCGATAATGGATATGGATTCTTCTTCCCATCCCAACTGGCTCGTCTTCTCGCTTTCCAACAACACTCTTTTCCAACACCCCTTCAACTCCAATCCTAGTaatcctctccctctctctatcTCCTCTTTTTCCTCACCTCCCTAatccttttctttttcaattaaatagtaaCACATTCATACAATTATTACCGTTTGTCAGCATATGCATACACCACTATATCATCCAATTTTGTGTAATTTCACCTTTCATTTTTTCCGTGGTTTTTAGGTAGCAGCAGTGCTAGTGCAGTCGTTGGTAATGGAAGCGCCGGCGGCCCCAAGCTGGAGGATTTCTTGGGTGGCTCCGCCGCCGGAGCTGCGGTGGCTCAGTTCGACGGCATGCCGGAGATGGAGATGTACGATGACTCTGAGCTCAAGACAATAGCTTCTAGCTTCTTGCGAGGATTTTCCGATGAACAAACCGATAATAGCCCCCGGAAACAGATTGCGGCTGCTCCGCCGGCCAAGAAAGCCGTCGAATCTTTCGGCCAGCGCACCTCAATCTTTAGAGGAGTCACCAggtactctctctttctcattaaaaatgaaacatttcctaaaaatagaaataatactgcataaaatctcgttcCGGAAACTAACTAAATGTTTGTATTTATTGGGACAAAAACAGTATTTAATACACTATCTTTAtcacaataaaaatatttcattttaccattttggatcTTCTTCCAAAATTTGTTAGCTTTCACTTTTAGTAAGTTTTCGGGATAATTACAcgtatataaaatgttttactaatatttcaaatttttacaaaaagttttaagttaATATAGCATACACAAAGTTTAATTAGTAGTTCAAGTTATGTTAAATTATTGTAACACCGTTACATTTTTCTTCTCAATTTCATAACAAAAAAGTTTAATTAGTATTTCATGttatgtaattttctttttttatgggatggaaTGAGCATATGATAAAaggttgaatttgaattatgttTTGTGTGAATGTAATTTAGACATAGATGGACTGGAAGGTATGAAGCTCACTTATGGGATAATAGTTGCAGAAGAGAAGGGCAAAGTCGGAAAGGAAGGCAAGGTTTGTATATATATCTACTTTTTCAGTTAttaggtttttttaaaaaaaatttgatgaatggatcaataatcaatatttctattttggttAATTTTTCTGCAATGTATATTCGACTGATATTGTTTCTCTTTATGGAATGTGGACGTGTTGAATGATTGTTCAAATGGACGAATTTATTGCAAATATGCCAGTTTATTTGGGTAAGTACTGAAACCACATTTCTGTCTCACTTTTTATCCACTTTGGTGTAACgaaatattttgttttctttatatTCATATATTCATGTGAAATCTTTCAAGATTggttttgataaaatgatgtttAATTAATCTGTTAATCATTTTGTGAAAAAGGTGGATATGATAAAGAAGAGAAAGCAGCTCGTGCTTATGATCTCGCCGCCCTCAAATACTGGGGTCCGACCACCACGACTAATTTTCCGGTCACCGTTACTATACTTCACTTGCTATTTTTATGCAAACAATTATTTGATCTTAaagtttaatttttaaaattgtggtttattttttttatttaactataggTATCCGATTATGAGAGGGAAATGGAGGAAATGAAGCACATGACAAGGCAGGAATTCGTTGCTTCACTTAGAAGGTcttgattttttatatttcctTGGAAATCAaacatttcaattatttttggttcaattttaaagtttttgTTTCTCTCATTGCAGAAGAAGTAGTGGGTTTTCTCGAGGGGCCTCCATTTATAGAGGAGTAACAAGGTGTGTTGCCCCTATTTTCTTTGGGCATATCAAGTTCTAATCAATTTTGCAACATTAAAAATTGCAGATTATATTATaatgttgatatttttctgGGTTATTCCTTAATAGGTAAAATATGaactatattaaaattttatcaaacttagatgattttgtttttatattttgcctcttttttcttttcacaaattaagaatttatttttgtatatttttgtgaagaacgaacctacggttgtgatgatcgaaatgcaaaattaatgaaatgacaacatgcaaggaagaacacaggcgaattacgtggttcggcgtaagcctacatccacgggcagaatctggtgtgtttctttattgatcactcgagaaattacaaacataagagcactcaaaactctcaagaatttacaagatggaaaaccctcaactcgcccgaaaacttcttgcttcgagagctaaaaacgcacagctgaaagataacacttcctctcttgaattctctctctatcacttttgatttctgttgttgttgttccggaatgaatcgcaactcccttaagaagtatcgatcaagaaaaccgccgaacagcttcctttgccgaacagcttccaattgccgaacagcttccaattgctgaacagcttccttttgccgaacagcttccaattgccgaacagcttccaattgctgagcagcttccttttgccgaccagcttccaattgctgaacagcttccttttgccgaacacggttataaccgtttccaacggctagttcctgttttggttcccaacggctatttcctgacttgattcttccaccagctcaatccgatcttgatgagctcaaacactaacaaatcctccacctttgagcaatctaagatccatcaccaccagttccaccttccttcccatacttacaaatttcggaccaccccaaccaaatccaagcaatgtcggaacttggatcttggtagggctttagtaagtgcatcagccgcattgtgctcggtgctgaccttctcaatcttcaccgcacccttctcaacctcatctcgaatgaaatgcagcctcacgtctatatgtttgctgcgttcatgatatgtctgatgtttcgagagacaaatcgcgctattgctgtcgcacttgatcacaacattctcttgcttcaccccaaaatcaccaactatacccctaagccagaagctttcctttactgcctcagcaagagctatatactctgcctccgtcgtcgatagagccaccacggattggagattagacttccagctcaccgcggagccgaacaaggtaaatatgtacccagattgtgagcgcctattatcaaggttagctgcataatctgaatcgcaaaacccaataatgctatccttatctccttcattctctgatttgaacattattcccagatcactacttcctttgagatacttgagaatccctttcaaagccaaccagtgctctcttcccggacaggacatgtatctgctcaccacgcttaccgcatgataaatatcaggccttgtgcatatcatcatatacatcacactcccaactatgttggaataaggtatctggctcatctctctttcttcttgctgaTTTCTGGGACATTGTGATTTGGACAGCTTAGTCTGTTGTGATAGTGGCACTGAGGTTGTTCTACTCTTGTCAATCTGATATTTGCGCAGTACTTTCTGAATGTAGCCTTCTTGGGACAACCACAACACCCTCTTATCTGCATTTCTGAatatatccattcccaaaatcttgctagcactccccagatccttgatttcaaatccctttttcaataaggttttcaccctatctagctcctgtctatctggtccagcaagcaagatgtcgtctacatataatagcaaatacacagcaggtccctcagactttgatttgaagtagacacaactatcatatctggaatttataaatcccatactctgcatatgttcatcaaacttgatatgccattgtctacttgcttgcttcaaaccgtatagacttttctttagtagacaaaccttatcttcactcccatgtatcacaaatccctctggctgattcatgtatatagtttcctcaagctctccatgaagaaaggctgtcttcacatcaagttggtccaaaaaccaacttctttgagcaactatagctagcaaaattctgattgaggcatgctttaccactggagaaaatacttcattatagtctattccctcctcttgtgtgaacccccgagctacaagcctagccttgaacctaatcttgttcccaacctccaactttttcttgtatatccacttacaaCTCACTGGTTTTTGTGTGGAAGGTCTCTTCACAAGCACCCATGTCTTGTTCTTGATCAGGGACTGTATTTCATCTATCATAGCCTCCATCCACTGCTTGCTCTCCTTAGAACTCATAGCTTCCTTGAAGCTTGAAGGCTCTGCATACTCTATGTTTTCTGCAACACATAGTGCATATAGCAAGTATTCTTCTTCACTGTATCTTGTAGATGGTTTAGGGATTCTTCTGACCCTATCTCTGGCTAGAACATAGTCACCCAAATCCTGCTGCTCTTCTTCAGGGTTCAAGACATCAGcatctgcttcttcttgttcactatgatttcccatctgctgttcaggctcagcaattctatctgctccagaaacctccacctgaactgattcctcagcctcctcaggttctggaacacccatctccaccatcctctcaggctctggttctttctcagaatgagatggcctctggctctcttgagccttttctagaaatggcatcctactttcttcaaattgcacatctctagagataataactttctgatttcctggctctatgcaccacagtctgtagcccttcactcccttttggtatccaatcatcacacatctcaaggcccttggctccaacttactttgcttgatgtgtgcataagccatacaaccaaaaatcttcatattcgaataatccatggcctttccataccatctctgatcaggagtgtcaaaagctatagctgaagaaggacttctattgatgagaactgctgccatactcacagcctcaccccagaatctcttagccattccagagccaaagagcatacatctaactcgctctaggatggttctattcatgcgctcagcaactccattctgttggggattagatggagatgtcctatgcctcttcatacctttctgcttgcagaaagaatcaaactccccactcagaaattccagcccattatcagttcttaaacacttcaaagaacaccctttctccacctccacttccctacaccactccttgaatttcatgaatgtctctgatttttccttcaagataaacacccataattttctagaaaaatcatcaataatggatagaaagtatctacctccacccaatgaagctggtgtagctgggccccacaagtcactgtgggcatagtctagtggtgactttgagctgtgaattcctcttccatagggcagtttcttactctttccgagcacacattgctcacacaaacccaactgctcattgggattttccagcttaatcaactccttcttggccaattctttaattccagtttctcccaagtgtccgagtctgagatgccacattcttaagtctaataccTGCACCAGATTCATAGATCCAGTAACCACACTTGCCTTTAGATAGTAtaggcttctctttctctcagccatcataacaacatcaccattcttgacgatgttcataatcccatcagataatatgcaattatatcctgctgcatccaacactccaatagagatcaaattcctcttaatctctGGAATAAACCTCACACCAGTGAGTAACCTGATGGAGCCATTATGAAGTCTAAGCCTGATGGACCCAATTCCTCTGATTCTGCATATCTGGTCATTTCCTAacaaaactgatccagctgcattcttgatttcctcaaaatgacttctagttggacacatgtggaagctacatccagaatccatgatccatggaagttcttccatgtcctcagtcacacacagagcctccgggaccaccaactcttctgcaatatcagcattgttcttgccattctcttcctcggcctgcttcttcttccaaacccaacaattcttctttatgtggcctggtttcttgcagtgatggcatgatctggtctctttccagtcagctgtcttgtttttccatggcttcttctgtgactttcttttcacattcttcttgtgatcagcaacactcagactctcagacaccatttcagtggactttggattagatttctggatttccttgagctttagagcagagtacacctcttcatatccaatcttggactctctaccaagaagtatagcatccttgaaatgctcataacttggtggcaaggaattcaacaacatcagagccttgtcctcatctttaatctcttcatcaatgttctcaagatcatcgatgcatttcccaaattcttcgagctgttccaacacaccttttccatcagcaatcttgaaagtgagaagtttctgcttcaggtgcagccgatttgccaaggatttggccatgtataatgactccaacttggaccaaactccagccgctgtctcctcctttgaaacttctctgaggactctgtcattgaggttgagtatcaaggtactatatgccttgtactctctgtcttgagcctttgccttctccttttcatcaggcTCGGGCTTCTTCTCCTCATTACTGCCTCCACCATTTAGGGTTTCCCATAAACCCTGTTGCATCAAGATTgctttcatcttcagcctccataggccaaaatcatttcggcctgtgaacttttcaacatcaaaccttgctgcagccattattcaaacaggttgagcgccttcttgaggaaacaaagaaagaactcccaaaactttatgccttctcgatcaattcagtggacgaatttcccacagacggcgccacgttgtgaagaacgaacctacggttgtgatgatcgaaatgcaaaattaatgaaatgacaacatgcaaggaagaacacaggcgaattacgtggttcggcgtaagcctacatccacgggcagaatctggtgtgtttctttattgatcactcgagaaattacaaacataagagcactcaaaactctcaagaatttacaagatggaaaaccctcaactcgcccgaaaacttcttgcttcgagagctaaaaacgcacagctgaaagataacacttcctctcttgaattctctctctatcacttttgatttctgttgttgttgttccggaatgaatcgcaactcccttaagaagtatcgatcaagaaaaccgccgaacagcttccattgccgaacagcttccttttgccgaacagcttccaattgccgaacagcttccaattgctgaacagcttccttttgccgaccagcttccaattgctgaacagcttccttttgccgaacacggttataaccgtttccaacggctagttcctgttttggttcccaacggctatttcctgacttgattcttccaccagctcaatccgatcttgatgagctcaaacactaacaatTTTCATCTTTTTTCTCTATGGAAAAATAATGTTTCAGGCATCACCAGCACGGTCGGTGGCAAGCAAGGATAGGAAGAGTCGCCGGAAACAAAGATCTCTATCTTGGCACTTTCAGTGAGTTTTCATTGTATtcgttttccatttttttatgattttcgGAAACattttttgagttaaataaataagaaagtGATAAACGACAAATTTGGACGTCACTGTTTAATGCTTACTATGTTTCTATTGGTCCGCTGCGGCGGTGGCTGTcctaaaactaaaaaatatctTCCAAAAACaaagaacataaataaaaaGCCAATAAATCTGCTACGTCGCGTTTCACATCTGGTCCAGAAAACGGTGTCAggaataaataaaacaattatttCGTCTATTATTGTTTGCATATACTCTCTTCGTGCACCAAAATGTTATTCACTTTTGCtagttcggttcggttcggttcatAAAATgttgttcaattttttttagtaagtggattttattttatattaatttattacactcatattctattataaaattaatatataaaaatgggatTCAGCTTCCACTGATTTTCTAAATCTTGTTTtcgcattttttaaaactcgtgatTGAATTAACTAAAAACTAAATGTAGGCACTCAAGAAGAAGCAGCGGAGGCATATGACATCGCTGCGATCAAATTCCGTGGCCTAAACGCCGTGACCAACTTCGACATGAGCCGTTACGACATCAGGAGCATCGCCAGCAGTAATCTACCGATTGGCGGGGCTAACACCAAGCCCAAAACGACGACAGAATCAACACCCGACCACAAACCCTCACAAGGCAAAAGCAAAGAAGAGCTCTCATTTCCAACGTCCACCATAAATTTCGCGCTTCCCGTGAAGCACGATCACTCGGCCAGCTTGTGGGCCGCATTAGGGTACCAAAATTCAGCCGATTTGAGAAACCCTAATCACGGCATTTTTCAAGACTCGAGCAGCAGCGGTACAGCCCAGTTTGGCGTGGACTTTCAACCCAACGATAACGAGGGTTTGTACAAGTACCAACAGCATGGTAGTGTCGTCGACGTCGCGTTGCAGAATCGTACGAGTCATGAAGCGGTGGTTATGAGCAACGGTGGAAACTGGATTCTGCCGGCGAAGAGTAATCTGCCATCGTTTCAGACACCTATATTTGGGGTGGAGTAAAAGGACAAAAAAAGGGGATGGTGATGTTAGATGGAAACAAAGGGAGGTGGGTTGGTCAAAAAAGGAGCCTTTGCTTTTTTGCATGGGATTGAAAATGCAATGGGATTCACAATCATTTCACTCATACTATTACCCCAATTTTAGTGGACATGTTTGTGGAAGAATTTGAATCATTATGTAGAATGGATAAATAATCATGTGCTAGTTGATGAGTTCACAAAAAAAGTAGAATTAGTATGTATTTTATTGGTAAGGTTTATATGAATGACATTAGAAAGCTTCAAATTTTAGTTCCAATTGTCGCCAATAAAATAAATctcaataaattaaattgcgACCAAAGCTTGTCTGAACAATTTGACTGCCTATATTACTTAAAAACAATTAGATACAGCGCAGAATAGTTCTTTGAATGGAGAAAATTAACAAATGTTCACAAAGTATAGCTAAATtttgagaaaaagtaagagcaTAAATGTTATTTTATGTGAAATCTATTTAAATTTATGGTATGTATGGTAAATTTGGAAATGAATATCAAATTTGAAATAGTTTGATTTGTATGGTTGAATTAATACTAGAGGGGAAATTTGATGTGTCGGTGTAGATTTGATCATTCATATCATGTATATAAAATTTAGCCATAAGTATGTTGTTATAAATTCGGCCAATTGATATTGGGCTTACCAAATTGGGTCCCACCCAGGTTTGGTATGTTTGTATAAATTCAGTCAATTCTTCTTACGCATACAAACCAATAGTCACATAAAAAATCATAAGACGAGCATCATTCAATGGATTTTTACCAAAGATAGGAATACTCAATTTTAGTGGGTCAAACAACAAATCCTTGTGGACCATAAGAAGAATGGGAGTTCGGCTATTTAGCGCCCACTCAAAGTTGGTCCAAGTAGCTACCAACAATAGAATTAAAATTCTAGTCAATGCAATCTCTTTTCTATATCAAAGTCTTGATCCAtgtttaacatggtatcagagcactgTTGATCCCGTGGATTGATCACAAGCTCGATAACTTCTGCAAATACTCTTATAAATACCAAAATCATGAGTACAATCTAAATACCTCAAATTCTTAATCACGATTCGCTTCTTGAATGTATATCAAAATTGATTGGTCAATACAAAGAATCAACCTACCAACAGTGCAATGAAAAACAGGTCGCTGATATTGCTGGGAGAGAactgatgtgaatcaaattgtagtcCTTTATTGCATTATTTTAGCACACCTTTTTAGGTGAAAAAATAAACTCATTTTAGTGCACCATACCAAAATCTAGTATATGGTACTTTGTGATTACAAAttttggtactccctccgtcccaaaaaattTGAGTTGTATtcatttttagtctgtcccaataaagttgagtcattttcttttttaacaaaagacaaaacatctaatcactcttactttattccataatttattttactctctcttatctttcctacttttttcatctctcctatttatttaatataaattcttAATATCCGTGTCTAAGAGTTTTGTCTCAACTTTCTTAGGACAGGGGAGTACAAAATACCGAAATACATTATATTGTaccatttcatttatttatatatca from Salvia splendens isolate huo1 chromosome 4, SspV2, whole genome shotgun sequence encodes the following:
- the LOC121800403 gene encoding AP2-like ethylene-responsive transcription factor AIL5 isoform X1, with the translated sequence MDMDSSSHPNWLVFSLSNNTLFQHPFNSNPSSSSASAVVGNGSAGGPKLEDFLGGSAAGAAVAQFDGMPEMEMYDDSELKTIASSFLRGFSDEQTDNSPRKQIAAAPPAKKAVESFGQRTSIFRGVTRHRWTGRYEAHLWDNSCRREGQSRKGRQVYLGGYDKEEKAARAYDLAALKYWGPTTTTNFPVSDYEREMEEMKHMTRQEFVASLRRRSSGFSRGASIYRGVTRHHQHGRWQARIGRVAGNKDLYLGTFSTQEEAAEAYDIAAIKFRGLNAVTNFDMSRYDIRSIASSNLPIGGANTKPKTTTESTPDHKPSQGKSKEELSFPTSTINFALPVKHDHSASLWAALGYQNSADLRNPNHGIFQDSSSSGTAQFGVDFQPNDNEGLYKYQQHGSVVDVALQNRTSHEAVVMSNGGNWILPAKSNLPSFQTPIFGVE
- the LOC121800403 gene encoding AP2-like ethylene-responsive transcription factor AIL5 isoform X2, which codes for MPEMEMYDDSELKTIASSFLRGFSDEQTDNSPRKQIAAAPPAKKAVESFGQRTSIFRGVTRHRWTGRYEAHLWDNSCRREGQSRKGRQVYLGGYDKEEKAARAYDLAALKYWGPTTTTNFPVSDYEREMEEMKHMTRQEFVASLRRRSSGFSRGASIYRGVTRHHQHGRWQARIGRVAGNKDLYLGTFSTQEEAAEAYDIAAIKFRGLNAVTNFDMSRYDIRSIASSNLPIGGANTKPKTTTESTPDHKPSQGKSKEELSFPTSTINFALPVKHDHSASLWAALGYQNSADLRNPNHGIFQDSSSSGTAQFGVDFQPNDNEGLYKYQQHGSVVDVALQNRTSHEAVVMSNGGNWILPAKSNLPSFQTPIFGVE